The following proteins come from a genomic window of Triticum aestivum cultivar Chinese Spring chromosome 6A, IWGSC CS RefSeq v2.1, whole genome shotgun sequence:
- the LOC123128745 gene encoding uncharacterized protein isoform X2, giving the protein MVQPRGRPRMKRRASHTETVAPRASPAGALEGEGLGDGNDDTQKRVRTAQPSQLPLPLQDMYVNIMNEPLPLGLRLKKSPSFVDLICTCLSKEYSTKENSAKENSTVGRSAVKDIVSKPPLKKDVVKASNFPANFLKIGNWEYTSQYEGDLVAKCYYAKHKLVWEVLNDGLKSKIELQWLDITAIKATCPEEGDGTLELMLSRPPIFFQETDPQPRKHTLWLAAPDFTCEQAIMCRRHVLRCSSSVLSRNFEKLIQCDERLNELSQQPTIMSDSPFIGTISSIFGNQNESDGPSSMFTHYVSPYDASSSVVQRNGVKHHQPLNLGAAASDIQAKIVAQEQRNLNLCNRASPKVPKEFQEIAESLLSDTQAPPSADERYLLARVDSLSNLLEKGTAPSTVSVPERNDTIAAGEVGHDAFAEELGFCFEDEEQWAPAGRTVDGGAGPPAISRKESMAAGLFENLPRIPSMSELFDIAED; this is encoded by the exons ATGGTGCAGCCCCGGGGCCGGCCGCGGATGAAGCGGCGTGCAAGCCACACGGAGACTGTTGCCCCTCGTGCGTCGCCGGCGGGCGCCCTGGAGGGGGAGGGGTTAGGCGACGGGAATGACGACACTCAGAAGCGCGTTAGGACGGCGCAGCCATCTCAGCTTCCGCTTCCACTGCAG GACATGTATGTCAATATAATGAATGAACCGCTCCCACTGGGTCTACGGTTGAAAAAGAGCCCATCTTTTGTAGATCTTATTTGTACGTGTCTTTCAAAGGAATACTCTACCAAGGAAAACTCTGCCAAGGAAAACTCTACCGTGGGCCGTTCTGCTGTGAAAGATATTGTTTCCAAGCCCCCGTTAAAGAAAGATGTAGTAAAAGCTTCAAATTTTCCTGCAAACTTTCTTAAAATTGGTAATTGGGAG TACACCTCGCAGTACGAAGGTGATTTGGTTGCAAAATGCTACTATGCAAAGCATAAGCTTGTCTGGGAAGTTTTGAACGATGGTCTTAAGAGTAAGATAGAGCTCCAGTGGTTAGATATTACTGCTATAAAGGCAACTTGCCCTGAGGAGGGAGATGGCACCTTGGAACTGATG TTGTCTCGGCCACCCATTTTCTTTCAAGAGACCGATCCTCAACCAAGAAAACATACATTATGGCTGGCGGCACCAGATTTCACTTGTGAACAAGCAATCATGTGCAG GAGGCATGTTTTGCGTTGCTCCTCGAGTGTGTTGAGCAGAAATTTTGAAAAGCTTATTCAGTGTGATGAGCGACTAAATGAGCTGAGCCAACAACCAACTATCATGTCAGATTCTCCATTTATTGGAACCATAAGCTCCATATTTGGAAATCAAAATGAAAGTGACGGCCCTTCATCCATGTTCACACATTATGTGTCACCATATGATGCTTCTTCTTCAGTGGTCCAAAGGAATGGCGTGAAGCATCATCAGCCATTGAACTTAG GTGCCGCAGCTTCAGATATCCAAGCAAAAATTGTTGCTCAAGAACAAAGGAACCTCAATTTGTGTAATCGTGCCAGCCCCAAGGTGCCGAAAGAATTTCAGGAGATTGCTGAGAGCCTTTTAAGCGATACACAAGCCCCGCCGTCCGCGGATGAGAGATATCTGTTGGCAAGAGTGGACTCGCTTAGCAATTTGCTTGAGAAAGGCACTGCGCCATCCACCGTATCTGTTCCTGAGCGCAATGACACCATTGCTGCAGGCGAAGTAGGTCATGATGCCTTTGCCGAGGAACTCGGATTTTGTTTCGAAGACGAAGAACAATGGGCGCCTGCGGGGAGAACTGTGGATGGCGGCGCAGGACCGCCTGCCATCTCTAGAAAGGAGTCCATGGCGGCGGGTCTGTTTGAGAACCTCCCCCGCATACCATCTATGTCAGAGTTGTTCGACATAGCAGAGGATTGA
- the LOC123128745 gene encoding uncharacterized protein isoform X1: protein MVQPRGRPRMKRRASHTETVAPRASPAGALEGEGLGDGNDDTQKRVRTAQPSQLPLPLQDMYVNIMNEPLPLGLRLKKSPSFVDLICTCLSKEYSTKENSAKENSTVGRSAVKDIVSKPPLKKDVVKASNFPANFLKIGNWEYTSQYEGDLVAKCYYAKHKLVWEVLNDGLKSKIELQWLDITAIKATCPEEGDGTLELMLSRPPIFFQETDPQPRKHTLWLAAPDFTCEQAIMCRRHVLRCSSSVLSRNFEKLIQCDERLNELSQQPTIMSDSPFIGTISSIFGNQNESDGPSSMFTHYVSPYDASSSVVQRNGVKHHQPLNLDYFPLTGAAASDIQAKIVAQEQRNLNLCNRASPKVPKEFQEIAESLLSDTQAPPSADERYLLARVDSLSNLLEKGTAPSTVSVPERNDTIAAGEVGHDAFAEELGFCFEDEEQWAPAGRTVDGGAGPPAISRKESMAAGLFENLPRIPSMSELFDIAED from the exons ATGGTGCAGCCCCGGGGCCGGCCGCGGATGAAGCGGCGTGCAAGCCACACGGAGACTGTTGCCCCTCGTGCGTCGCCGGCGGGCGCCCTGGAGGGGGAGGGGTTAGGCGACGGGAATGACGACACTCAGAAGCGCGTTAGGACGGCGCAGCCATCTCAGCTTCCGCTTCCACTGCAG GACATGTATGTCAATATAATGAATGAACCGCTCCCACTGGGTCTACGGTTGAAAAAGAGCCCATCTTTTGTAGATCTTATTTGTACGTGTCTTTCAAAGGAATACTCTACCAAGGAAAACTCTGCCAAGGAAAACTCTACCGTGGGCCGTTCTGCTGTGAAAGATATTGTTTCCAAGCCCCCGTTAAAGAAAGATGTAGTAAAAGCTTCAAATTTTCCTGCAAACTTTCTTAAAATTGGTAATTGGGAG TACACCTCGCAGTACGAAGGTGATTTGGTTGCAAAATGCTACTATGCAAAGCATAAGCTTGTCTGGGAAGTTTTGAACGATGGTCTTAAGAGTAAGATAGAGCTCCAGTGGTTAGATATTACTGCTATAAAGGCAACTTGCCCTGAGGAGGGAGATGGCACCTTGGAACTGATG TTGTCTCGGCCACCCATTTTCTTTCAAGAGACCGATCCTCAACCAAGAAAACATACATTATGGCTGGCGGCACCAGATTTCACTTGTGAACAAGCAATCATGTGCAG GAGGCATGTTTTGCGTTGCTCCTCGAGTGTGTTGAGCAGAAATTTTGAAAAGCTTATTCAGTGTGATGAGCGACTAAATGAGCTGAGCCAACAACCAACTATCATGTCAGATTCTCCATTTATTGGAACCATAAGCTCCATATTTGGAAATCAAAATGAAAGTGACGGCCCTTCATCCATGTTCACACATTATGTGTCACCATATGATGCTTCTTCTTCAGTGGTCCAAAGGAATGGCGTGAAGCATCATCAGCCATTGAACTTAG ATTATTTTCCTTTAACAGGTGCCGCAGCTTCAGATATCCAAGCAAAAATTGTTGCTCAAGAACAAAGGAACCTCAATTTGTGTAATCGTGCCAGCCCCAAGGTGCCGAAAGAATTTCAGGAGATTGCTGAGAGCCTTTTAAGCGATACACAAGCCCCGCCGTCCGCGGATGAGAGATATCTGTTGGCAAGAGTGGACTCGCTTAGCAATTTGCTTGAGAAAGGCACTGCGCCATCCACCGTATCTGTTCCTGAGCGCAATGACACCATTGCTGCAGGCGAAGTAGGTCATGATGCCTTTGCCGAGGAACTCGGATTTTGTTTCGAAGACGAAGAACAATGGGCGCCTGCGGGGAGAACTGTGGATGGCGGCGCAGGACCGCCTGCCATCTCTAGAAAGGAGTCCATGGCGGCGGGTCTGTTTGAGAACCTCCCCCGCATACCATCTATGTCAGAGTTGTTCGACATAGCAGAGGATTGA
- the LOC123128746 gene encoding protein HEADING DATE REPRESSOR 1 has product MEEPSMADPPRIFWKSRRRPSSANGRSLQAQEHNNEAAATEEAAADTLPAQGEAMKIDDANAASTTTEDDAHQADPMANLSEKRKALFEPLEPINGKRSADMLLPPPDFEPTSYPKGWLVGKKRKLVNVDVVESMRRIAILEMNRKDREIGGLNEQLEEDSRVLELLQKQLTDERRKRSEIEKENSMLQEQVTMLMNMLDENEAFDEEGEEAPPPDSID; this is encoded by the exons CCAATGGCCGGAGCTTGCAAGCACAAGAACATAATAACGAGGCCGCTGCCACCGAAGAGGCAGCAGCGGACACTCTTCCGGCTCAAGGAGAAGCCATGAAGATTGATGACGCAAATGCAGCAAGCACTACCACAGAGGATGATGCTCATCAGGCAGATCCGATGGCTAACCTATCTGAGAAGCGAAAGGCGCTCTTTGAGCCCCTGGAGCCAATCAATGGCAAGCGCAGCGCTGACATGCTGCTTCCGCCACCGGACTTCGAGCCTACATCATATCCCAAGGGATGGCTGGTTGGTAAGAAGCGCAAGCTCGTCAATGTCGATGTCGTGGAGAGCATGAGGAGGATAGCGATCCTGGAAATGAACAGAAAG GACCGTGAAATCGGCGGGCTGAATGAACAACTAGAGGAGGACTCCCGCGTGCTGGAGCTTCTGCAGAAGCAGCTCACGGACGAGCGCAGGAAGCGGTCGGAGATCGAGAAGGAGAACTCCATGCTTCAAGAGCAGGTGACCATGCTGATGAACATGCTTGATGAAAACGAAGCCTTCGACGAGGAAGGAGAAGAGGCGCCACCACCCGACTCAATCGATTAA